The nucleotide window CGCTGGCGCGGCGCGGACCACCGCGGGAAAGCGACCTGATCACCGTCGCCGATCTGGAGATCGATGTCACGCGTCGCAAGGTGCGTCGGGCGGGCAAGCGCATCGAGCTGACGCCCCGTGAATTTGCATTGCTGCAATTGCTCGCACGCAAGAAAGGCGAGGTGATGAGCCGCACTCAGATCGCTTCTTACGTATGGGACATGAATTTTGACAGCGACACAAACGTCGTGGAAGTGGCGATCCGCCGCCTGCGCGCGAAGATCGACGAAGAGTTCGAAGTAAAATTGATCAGCACCGTGCGCGGTGTCGGCTACGTGATCGACACGCGAGAAGACGACTAATGCT belongs to Burkholderia sp. PAMC 26561 and includes:
- a CDS encoding heavy metal response regulator transcription factor, which encodes MRILVVEDEQKALAYIKKGLEEAGYSIDTAADGAEGLILAREENYDVIVLDVMLPTMDGWAVLKNLRTLKATPVLFLTARDDVSDRVRGLELGGDDYLVKPFAFVELLARVRTLARRGPPRESDLITVADLEIDVTRRKVRRAGKRIELTPREFALLQLLARKKGEVMSRTQIASYVWDMNFDSDTNVVEVAIRRLRAKIDEEFEVKLISTVRGVGYVIDTREDD